One stretch of Anabrus simplex isolate iqAnaSimp1 chromosome 3, ASM4041472v1, whole genome shotgun sequence DNA includes these proteins:
- the LOC136867109 gene encoding uncharacterized protein, producing MMTGILLAAVFLLALIQAGLACYMPPMPPKITFPTQRKIEVRPGATFTFKCQNVFRLRWMTPENNLDRTIVEEVNLIPDMVSIDLYESTFTRTSATPEDSGYYYCIQLGHDINEDTSDKVYVNVTGTPIDDTPGNIGEKPQQRVKLSYEFKEGNFEVTCRALLEDGTPYHMFWQGPSRLARKNGQIRLQRLPLETENGRRIAVHKLSVLDVNGKNDGLYTCTLLYNAEQEYSRSLSLSGHNVQLFEETSNELKQL from the exons GTTTGGCATGTTATATGCCCCCTATGCCGCCAAAAATAACTTTCCCAACACAAAGAAAAATTGAAGTACGACCTGGAGCCACTTTTACATTTAAATGCCAGAATGTCTTCAGGCTAAGGTGGATGACTCCTGAAAATAACCTG GACCGAACGATTGTAGAAGAAGTGAATTTGATACCGGACATGGTATCAATAGATCTGTATGAATCAACTTTCACTCGGACATCTGCTACTCCTGAGGATTCTGGATACTACTACTGTATACAGTTAGGCCATGATATCAATGAAGATACCTCAGATAAAGTTTATGTCAATGTTACTG GAACTCCAATAGATGATACTCCAGGAAATATTGGAGAAAAGCCACAGCAGCGAGTAAAATTGTCTTATGAATTTAAAGAAGGTAACTTTGAAGTTACTTGTCGTGCCTTGCTAGAGGATGGAACTCCATATCATATGTTTTGGCAAGGACCCAGCAGACTTGCCAGAAAG AATGGTCAGATTCGCTTGCAAAGGCTGCCTCTGGAAACTGAAAATGGGAGGAGAATAGCAGTTCACAAATTGTCAGTTCTAGACGTCAACGGAAAAAATGATGGCTTATACACATGTACACTATTATATAATGCAGAACAGGAATATTCTAGATCTCTATCACTCTCAGGTCATA ATGTGCAGTTGTTTGAGGAAACATCAAATGAATTGAAGCAACTATGA